In Eriocheir sinensis breed Jianghai 21 chromosome 17, ASM2467909v1, whole genome shotgun sequence, one genomic interval encodes:
- the LOC127000048 gene encoding protein SPT2 homolog, with the protein MANQSKLLTVNIDSKVMKKAAKALVSNVLLRVAGWVVGTAFEAACVSRSLQHTVGAWHAAGPHTTSVGKVRQLLADLWVLAAPRDPLRECGVLAGNDSWWTVFWGLREAGERLACLQLRVALAHEEHEAFTSNLVLVCVLLFTGLACWALCALRGARRPRETVAAAATAACTAGPEEEEFASAEEEEEEYASAEEEEEEEYASAEEEEEEYASAEEEEEYASAEEEEEEEEYTSAEEEEEEEGEYASAEEEEKVEFASAEEEVEEEEEKKEEEEKIEFASPLKEKRKPEDATEVDTKLHEGATCTEKVANVTAVLEGEDPRPYEDPQDDKVEDCQEEMPDSLSDASHLPRPAQQNEDVAAKTWAEEVDDAFPIPEECLQHCGPDEWSLVADHKKNRGKHKVATGQQDDTQTRCRHSGTQAPPSDTQGRPSGTQSLPARTQFQGSKSQVRPSGARRRHRKRASGTPFTRCWAALVKAPRPEAAGGTPSPPHTQARPSGTQTRPARQARPACSKALPSGTQNRPACGQARPACGQALPSGTKARPACGKARPTCGKALPSGTRARPANGQGLPPETRTRPSGTRRRHRKSGSGTLARVCPRVQTYTAAPQPVPLTRCWAAVVKAPRPEAAVTPCPPNTMGHSSGTQSRPSGNQARPSGNQARHPDNQARHPANQARHSGNQDRHSGNQAFSSGNQARHSGNQARYSGYQARHSGNQAHSSGNQARHSGNQAHSSGNQAHHSVQGPAHG; encoded by the exons ATGGCCAACCAAAGCAAACTGTTGACTGTAAACATCGACTCCAAAGTCATGAAAAAGGCGGCGAAGGCGCTGGTCTCCAACGTACTGTTGCGGGTagcggggtgggtggtggggaccGCCTTTGAGGCGGCGTGCGTCTCCCGCAGCCTCCAGCACACCGTCGGCGCCTGGCACGCCGCGGGGCCGCACACCACGAGTGTCGGGAAGGTGCGCCAGCTCCTGGCCGATCTATGGGTGCTGGCCGCCCCGCGGGACCCCCTCAGGGAGTGCGGCGTCCTTGCCGGCAATGACAGCTGGTGGACGGTGTTCTGGGGCCTGAGGGAGGCGGGGGAGCGCCTCGCTTGCCTTCAGCTGAGGGTGGCGCTGGCCCACGAGGAACACGAGGCCTTCACGAGCAACCTTGTGCTGGTCTGCGTGCTGCTCTTCACGGGCCTTGCTTGCTGGGCGCTGTGTGCGCTGCGGGGAGCGCGGCGACCACGGGAAACGGTGGCCGCTGCGGCCACTGCGGCGTGCACGGCgggcccagaggaggaggagtttgcctcggccgaggaggaggaggaggagtatgcctcggctgaggaggaggaggaggaggagtacgcctcggctgaggaggaggaggaggagtacgcctcggctgaggaggaggaggagtacgcctcggctgaggaggaggaggaggaggaggagtatacctcggctgaggaggaggaggaggaggagggggaatatgcctcggctgaggaggaggagaaggtggagtttGCCTcggctgaggaggaggtggaggaggaggaggagaaaaaggaggaggaggagaagatagagttTGCCTCACCtttgaaggagaagaggaagcctGAGGACGCCACTGAAGTTGACACGAAGTTGCACGAAGGTGCAACCTGCACAGAAAAGGTGGCGAACGTGACGGCTGTTCTGGAAGGAGAAGATCCACGGCCATATGAGGACCCTCAGGATGATAAGGTCGAGGACTGTCAGGAGGAAATGCCTGACAGCCTCAGCGATGCCTCCCATCTGCCTCGTCCCGCCCAACAAAACGAGGATGTGGCGGCCAAGACCTGGGCCGAGGAGGTGGACGACGCCTTTCCTATCCCCGAAGAGTGCCTGCAGCACTGCGGCCCCGACGAATGGTCGCTTGTGGCCGACCACAAAAAGAACCGAGGGAAGCACAAAGTCGCGACGGGCCAGCAGGACGACACCCAGACCCGCTGCAGGCACTCAGGCACGCAGGCACCACCTTCAGACACACAGGGCCGCCCTTCAGGCACACAGTCCCTACCCGCAAGGACTCAGTTCCAGGGTTCTAAGAGTCAAGTCCGCCCTTCAGGCGCGCGCAGAAGACATCGTAAGCGCGCATCAGGCACGCCCTTCACCCGGTGCTGGGCCGCGTTGGTGAAGGCGCCCAGGCCCGAGGCGGCGGGGGGgacaccctcccctccccacacccagGCCCGCCCTTCAGGCACACAGACGCGCCCTGCAAGGCAGGCCCGCCCGGCATGTAGCAAGGCCCTCCCCTCGGGGACCCAGAACCGCCCGGCATGTGGTCAGGCTCGCCCTGCATGTGGTCAGGCCCTCCCTTCGGGGACTAAGGCCCGCCCGGCATGTGGCAAAGCCCGCCCTACATGTGGCAAGGCCCTCCCCTCGGGGACTCGGGCCCGCCCTGCAAACGGTCAGGGCCTCCCTCCGGAGACTCGGACCCGCCCTTCAGGCACGCGTAGAAGACATCGTAAGAGCGGATCAGGCACGCTGGCCCGAGTGTGTCCACGGGTCCAGACTTACACAGCGGCGCCCCAACCCGTGCCCCTCACCCGGTGCTGGGCCGCGGTGGTGAAGGCGCCAAGGCCCGAGGCGGCGGTGACACCCTGCCCTCCTAACACCATGGGCCACTCTTCAGGAACTCAGAGTCGCCCTTCAGGCAACCAGGCCCGCCCTTCAGGCAACCAGGCCCGCCATCCAGACAACCAGGCCCGACATCCAGCCAACCAGGCCCGTCATTCAGGCAACCAGGACCGTCATTCAGGCAACCAGGCCTTTTCTTCAGGCAACCAGGCCCGTCATTCAGGCAACCAGGCCCGCTATTCAGGCTACCAGGCCCGCCATTCAGGCAACCAG GCCCATTCTTCAGGCAACCAGGCCCGCCATTCAGGCAACCAGGCCCATTCTTCAGGCAACCAGGCCCACCATTCAGTTCAGGGGCCAGCTCATGGTTAG